A DNA window from Drosophila biarmipes strain raj3 chromosome 2R, RU_DBia_V1.1, whole genome shotgun sequence contains the following coding sequences:
- the LOC108030216 gene encoding protein enabled isoform X2 produces MAMKKLYAKTSFTSKKPSSAANSSPILAYHQQQPGNGMCEFQVAPGHSGELIRRSQSMHHKVSSPPVGGLGSKSDYYSIEELQELDLLDYRHPMYHHYQQQELRQRYHEHEQLVLQLPKASPKPGPIYEAPQRSQQQQQQQDQMFEQSIIGARASVMVYDDNQKKWVPSGSSSGLSKVQIYHHQQNNTFRVVGRKLQDHEVVINCSILKGLKYNQATATFHQWRDSKFVYGLNFSSQNDAENFARAMMHALEVLSGRVANNPGGPPTNGNGYEEDMGYRTMTSEDAAILRQNNSIGGHVTPSAQTPTSQTNQNSIPQSPPTPQGHHRTSRNSLSAPPAPQPQQQQQQQAQQMGQPGSHYGPTGNGPASNGLPPQVNPQIPPAPQQQPQQQQFQQQQQQQQYQQMVQAGYAPSQQYQQPHYVLSNSNPNLTVHQYPTQQSQPQQQQAPQPPLQNGGMYMVGHGGHGGHLPSSASANSVVYASQQQMLPQAHPQAPQAPAMPGPGYGGPPIPPPQQQAENPYGQVPMPPPMNPSQQQQPGQVPLNRMSSQGGPGGPPAPAPPPPPPTFGGAAGGGPPPPAPPQMFNGAPPPPAMGGGAPPAPPAPPAMGGGPPPAPGGPGAPPPPPPPPGLGGAPKKDDPQADLMGSLASQLQQFKLKKNKTTTSAPENSGSSTSSGGSGNYGTIGRSSANGMASMMDEMAKTLARRRAQAEKKDPDPEPEMKKRPWEKSNTLPHKLSGGAGAAGNGHEGANGNSGGAGSNTTNSGGESPRPMRKRFGSASEETILKVNGDGLSLALSNGDLDTLKAEIVREMRLEIQKVKNEIIDAIKSEFNRR; encoded by the exons ATGGCCATGAAGAAGCTCTATGCCAAGACCTCGTTCACCAGCAAGAAGCCCTCGAGTGCCGCCAATTCCTCGCCGATTTTGGCctaccaccagcagcagccggGCAATGGGATGTGTGAATTTCAGGTGGCCCCCGGCCACTCCGGGGAGCTGATCCGCCGCAGCCAGAGCATGCACCACAAGGTGTCGTCGCCGCCAGTCGGAGGCTTGGGCTCGAAGTCCGACTACTACAGCATAGAGGAGCTGCAGGAGCTGGATTTGCTGGACTATCGCCATCCCATGTATCATCATTACCAGCAGCAGGAGCTTCGGCAGCGCTACCATGAGCACGAGCAGTTGGTGTTGCAGTTACCCAAGGCCAGTCCCAAGCCAGGGCCCATCTATGAGGCGCCTCAGAgatcccagcagcagcagcagcagcaggatcagATGTT TGAGCAGAGTATTATCGGGGCCCGCGCCTCTGTGATGGTGTACGATGACAACCAGAAGAAGTGGGTGCCCTCGGGCAGTTCGTCGGGCCTGAGCAAGGTGCAGATCTACCACCACCAGCAGAACAACACCTTCAGGGTTGTGGGGCGAAAACTGCAGGATCACGAGGTGGTGATCAATTGTTCCATTCTGAAGGGGCTGAAGTACAACCAGGCCACGGCCACATTTCATCAGTGGCGCGACTCGAAATTCGTCTACGGCTTGAACTTCTCGAGCCAAAATGATGCGGAGAACTTTGCAAGGGCCATGATGCATGCCCTGGAA GTGCTCAGCGGTCGCGTGGCGAACAATCCAGGTGGACCGCCCACAAATGGCAATGGCTATGAGGAGGACATGGGCTATCGCACGATGACCAGCGAGGATGCGGCCATTCTGCGCCAGAACAACAGCATAGGTGGCCACGTCACGCCCTCGGCCCAGACGCCCACCTCGCAGACCAACCAGAATAGCATCCCCCAGAGCCCGCCGACGCCCCAGGGTCACCACCGCACCAGCAG GAATTCCCTCAGCGCCCCACCGGCACCACAGCcccaacaacagcagcagcagcaggcgcagcagATGGGCCAGCCGGGATCCCACTACGGACCCACCGGGAACGGACCAGCTTCCAACGGCCTGCCACCGCAGGTCAACCCACAGATTCCGCCGGctccgcagcagcagccgcaacagcaacagtttcagcagcagcagcagcaacagcaatatcAGCAGATGGTCCAGGCGGGCTACGCGCCCTCTCAG CAGTATCAGCAACCCCACTACGTGCTCTCCAATTCTAATCCCAATCTCACTGTGCACCAATACCCGACACAGCAgtcgcagccgcagcagcagcaggcgccaCAGCCGCCGCTCCAGAACGGTGGCATGTACATGGTTGGCCATGGTGGCCATGGTGGCCATCTTCCGAGCTCCGCGAGCGCCAACAGTGTCGTGTACgccagccagcagcagatgcTACCGCAGGCGCATCCGCAGGCACCTCAAGCGCCGGCGATGCCGGGACCGGGCTATGGAGGACCTCCGATCCcaccgccgcagcagcaggcggAGAATCCCTACGGACAGGTGCCCATGCCGCCGCCCATGAATCCgtcacaacaacagcagcccgGCCAGGTGCCGCTCAACCGCATGAGCAGCCAGGGCGGACCGGGTGGCCCACCGGCCCCTGCTCCGCCCCCGCCACCACCTACTTTTGGGGGAGCGGCTGGAGGAGGTCCACCACCCCCGGCTCCGCCACAAATGTTTAATGGCGCACCGCCGCCGCCAGCCATGGGTGGCGGAGCACCGCCGGCTCCACCGGCACCGCCAGCCATGGGAGGCGGACCGCCGCCAGCTCCGGGTGGACCAGGGgcaccaccaccgccacccCCTCCGCCGGGATTGGGAGGAGCGCCCAAGAAGGATGATCCCCAGGCAGATCTCATGGGCTCACTGGCCTCACAGCTCCAGCAGTTCAAGCTCAAAAAGAATAAG ACCACCACCTCTGCTCCGGAGAATAGCGGCAGCAGCACCTCCAGCGGAGGCAGCGGCAACTATGGAACCATCGGACGAAGCTCGGCCAATGGCATGGCCTCCATGATGGACGAGATGGCCAAGACGCTGGCCCGACGACGCGCCCAAGCGGAGAAGAAGGAT CCTGATCCAGAGCCCGAGATGAAGAAGAGACCCTGGGAGAAGTCCAATACGCTTCCACACAAGTTGAGCGGAGGCGCTGGAGCAGCTGGAAATGGCCATGAAGGAGCGAATGGAAACTCGGGCGGAGCTGGAAGCAACACAACGAACAGTGGCGGAGAGTCGCCACGGCCAATGCGCAAACGTTTCGGTAGTGCCAGCGAGGAGACCATTCTCAAG GTCAATGGCGACGGCCTGTCGCTGGCGCTGTCCAATGGCGACTTGGACACCTTGAAGGCTGAGATAGTGCGAGAAATGCGACTGGAGATCCAGAAGGTCAAGAACGAGATCATAGATG CTATCAAATCGGAATTCAATCGAAGATAG
- the LOC108030216 gene encoding protein enabled isoform X6, translating into MAMKKLYAKTSFTSKKPSSAANSSPILAYHQQQPGNGMCEFQVAPGHSGELIRRSQSMHHKVSSPPVGGLGSKSDYYSIEELQELDLLDYRHPMYHHYQQQELRQRYHEHEQLVLQLPKASPKPGPIYEAPQRSQQQQQQQDQMFEQSIIGARASVMVYDDNQKKWVPSGSSSGLSKVQIYHHQQNNTFRVVGRKLQDHEVVINCSILKGLKYNQATATFHQWRDSKFVYGLNFSSQNDAENFARAMMHALEVLSGRVANNPGGPPTNGNGYEEDMGYRTMTSEDAAILRQNNSIGGHVTPSAQTPTSQTNQNSIPQSPPTPQGHHRTSSAPPAPQPQQQQQQQAQQMGQPGSHYGPTGNGPASNGLPPQVNPQIPPAPQQQPQQQQFQQQQQQQQYQQMVQAGYAPSQQYQQPHYVLSNSNPNLTVHQYPTQQSQPQQQQAPQPPLQNGGMYMVGHGGHGGHLPSSASANSVVYASQQQMLPQAHPQAPQAPAMPGPGYGGPPIPPPQQQAENPYGQVPMPPPMNPSQQQQPGQVPLNRMSSQGGPGGPPAPAPPPPPPTFGGAAGGGPPPPAPPQMFNGAPPPPAMGGGAPPAPPAPPAMGGGPPPAPGGPGAPPPPPPPPGLGGAPKKDDPQADLMGSLASQLQQFKLKKNKTTTSAPENSGSSTSSGGSGNYGTIGRSSANGMASMMDEMAKTLARRRAQAEKKDPDPEPEMKKRPWEKSNTLPHKLSGGAGAAGNGHEGANGNSGGAGSNTTNSGGESPRPMRKRFGSASEETILKVNGDGLSLALSNGDLDTLKAEIVREMRLEIQKVKNEIIDAIKSEFNRR; encoded by the exons ATGGCCATGAAGAAGCTCTATGCCAAGACCTCGTTCACCAGCAAGAAGCCCTCGAGTGCCGCCAATTCCTCGCCGATTTTGGCctaccaccagcagcagccggGCAATGGGATGTGTGAATTTCAGGTGGCCCCCGGCCACTCCGGGGAGCTGATCCGCCGCAGCCAGAGCATGCACCACAAGGTGTCGTCGCCGCCAGTCGGAGGCTTGGGCTCGAAGTCCGACTACTACAGCATAGAGGAGCTGCAGGAGCTGGATTTGCTGGACTATCGCCATCCCATGTATCATCATTACCAGCAGCAGGAGCTTCGGCAGCGCTACCATGAGCACGAGCAGTTGGTGTTGCAGTTACCCAAGGCCAGTCCCAAGCCAGGGCCCATCTATGAGGCGCCTCAGAgatcccagcagcagcagcagcagcaggatcagATGTT TGAGCAGAGTATTATCGGGGCCCGCGCCTCTGTGATGGTGTACGATGACAACCAGAAGAAGTGGGTGCCCTCGGGCAGTTCGTCGGGCCTGAGCAAGGTGCAGATCTACCACCACCAGCAGAACAACACCTTCAGGGTTGTGGGGCGAAAACTGCAGGATCACGAGGTGGTGATCAATTGTTCCATTCTGAAGGGGCTGAAGTACAACCAGGCCACGGCCACATTTCATCAGTGGCGCGACTCGAAATTCGTCTACGGCTTGAACTTCTCGAGCCAAAATGATGCGGAGAACTTTGCAAGGGCCATGATGCATGCCCTGGAA GTGCTCAGCGGTCGCGTGGCGAACAATCCAGGTGGACCGCCCACAAATGGCAATGGCTATGAGGAGGACATGGGCTATCGCACGATGACCAGCGAGGATGCGGCCATTCTGCGCCAGAACAACAGCATAGGTGGCCACGTCACGCCCTCGGCCCAGACGCCCACCTCGCAGACCAACCAGAATAGCATCCCCCAGAGCCCGCCGACGCCCCAGGGTCACCACCGCACCAGCAG CGCCCCACCGGCACCACAGCcccaacaacagcagcagcagcaggcgcagcagATGGGCCAGCCGGGATCCCACTACGGACCCACCGGGAACGGACCAGCTTCCAACGGCCTGCCACCGCAGGTCAACCCACAGATTCCGCCGGctccgcagcagcagccgcaacagcaacagtttcagcagcagcagcagcaacagcaatatcAGCAGATGGTCCAGGCGGGCTACGCGCCCTCTCAG CAGTATCAGCAACCCCACTACGTGCTCTCCAATTCTAATCCCAATCTCACTGTGCACCAATACCCGACACAGCAgtcgcagccgcagcagcagcaggcgccaCAGCCGCCGCTCCAGAACGGTGGCATGTACATGGTTGGCCATGGTGGCCATGGTGGCCATCTTCCGAGCTCCGCGAGCGCCAACAGTGTCGTGTACgccagccagcagcagatgcTACCGCAGGCGCATCCGCAGGCACCTCAAGCGCCGGCGATGCCGGGACCGGGCTATGGAGGACCTCCGATCCcaccgccgcagcagcaggcggAGAATCCCTACGGACAGGTGCCCATGCCGCCGCCCATGAATCCgtcacaacaacagcagcccgGCCAGGTGCCGCTCAACCGCATGAGCAGCCAGGGCGGACCGGGTGGCCCACCGGCCCCTGCTCCGCCCCCGCCACCACCTACTTTTGGGGGAGCGGCTGGAGGAGGTCCACCACCCCCGGCTCCGCCACAAATGTTTAATGGCGCACCGCCGCCGCCAGCCATGGGTGGCGGAGCACCGCCGGCTCCACCGGCACCGCCAGCCATGGGAGGCGGACCGCCGCCAGCTCCGGGTGGACCAGGGgcaccaccaccgccacccCCTCCGCCGGGATTGGGAGGAGCGCCCAAGAAGGATGATCCCCAGGCAGATCTCATGGGCTCACTGGCCTCACAGCTCCAGCAGTTCAAGCTCAAAAAGAATAAG ACCACCACCTCTGCTCCGGAGAATAGCGGCAGCAGCACCTCCAGCGGAGGCAGCGGCAACTATGGAACCATCGGACGAAGCTCGGCCAATGGCATGGCCTCCATGATGGACGAGATGGCCAAGACGCTGGCCCGACGACGCGCCCAAGCGGAGAAGAAGGAT CCTGATCCAGAGCCCGAGATGAAGAAGAGACCCTGGGAGAAGTCCAATACGCTTCCACACAAGTTGAGCGGAGGCGCTGGAGCAGCTGGAAATGGCCATGAAGGAGCGAATGGAAACTCGGGCGGAGCTGGAAGCAACACAACGAACAGTGGCGGAGAGTCGCCACGGCCAATGCGCAAACGTTTCGGTAGTGCCAGCGAGGAGACCATTCTCAAG GTCAATGGCGACGGCCTGTCGCTGGCGCTGTCCAATGGCGACTTGGACACCTTGAAGGCTGAGATAGTGCGAGAAATGCGACTGGAGATCCAGAAGGTCAAGAACGAGATCATAGATG CTATCAAATCGGAATTCAATCGAAGATAG
- the LOC108030216 gene encoding protein enabled isoform X10 translates to MTEQSIIGARASVMVYDDNQKKWVPSGSSSGLSKVQIYHHQQNNTFRVVGRKLQDHEVVINCSILKGLKYNQATATFHQWRDSKFVYGLNFSSQNDAENFARAMMHALEVLSGRVANNPGGPPTNGNGYEEDMGYRTMTSEDAAILRQNNSIGGHVTPSAQTPTSQTNQNSIPQSPPTPQGHHRTSRNSLSAPPAPQPQQQQQQQAQQMGQPGSHYGPTGNGPASNGLPPQVNPQIPPAPQQQPQQQQFQQQQQQQQYQQMVQAGYAPSQQYQQPHYVLSNSNPNLTVHQYPTQQSQPQQQQAPQPPLQNGGMYMVGHGGHGGHLPSSASANSVVYASQQQMLPQAHPQAPQAPAMPGPGYGGPPIPPPQQQAENPYGQVPMPPPMNPSQQQQPGQVPLNRMSSQGGPGGPPAPAPPPPPPTFGGAAGGGPPPPAPPQMFNGAPPPPAMGGGAPPAPPAPPAMGGGPPPAPGGPGAPPPPPPPPGLGGAPKKDDPQADLMGSLASQLQQFKLKKNKTTTSAPENSGSSTSSGGSGNYGTIGRSSANGMASMMDEMAKTLARRRAQAEKKDPDPEPEMKKRPWEKSNTLPHKLSGGAGAAGNGHEGANGNSGGAGSNTTNSGGESPRPMRKRFGSASEETILKQVNGDGLSLALSNGDLDTLKAEIVREMRLEIQKVKNEIIDAIKSEFNRR, encoded by the exons ATGAC TGAGCAGAGTATTATCGGGGCCCGCGCCTCTGTGATGGTGTACGATGACAACCAGAAGAAGTGGGTGCCCTCGGGCAGTTCGTCGGGCCTGAGCAAGGTGCAGATCTACCACCACCAGCAGAACAACACCTTCAGGGTTGTGGGGCGAAAACTGCAGGATCACGAGGTGGTGATCAATTGTTCCATTCTGAAGGGGCTGAAGTACAACCAGGCCACGGCCACATTTCATCAGTGGCGCGACTCGAAATTCGTCTACGGCTTGAACTTCTCGAGCCAAAATGATGCGGAGAACTTTGCAAGGGCCATGATGCATGCCCTGGAA GTGCTCAGCGGTCGCGTGGCGAACAATCCAGGTGGACCGCCCACAAATGGCAATGGCTATGAGGAGGACATGGGCTATCGCACGATGACCAGCGAGGATGCGGCCATTCTGCGCCAGAACAACAGCATAGGTGGCCACGTCACGCCCTCGGCCCAGACGCCCACCTCGCAGACCAACCAGAATAGCATCCCCCAGAGCCCGCCGACGCCCCAGGGTCACCACCGCACCAGCAG GAATTCCCTCAGCGCCCCACCGGCACCACAGCcccaacaacagcagcagcagcaggcgcagcagATGGGCCAGCCGGGATCCCACTACGGACCCACCGGGAACGGACCAGCTTCCAACGGCCTGCCACCGCAGGTCAACCCACAGATTCCGCCGGctccgcagcagcagccgcaacagcaacagtttcagcagcagcagcagcaacagcaatatcAGCAGATGGTCCAGGCGGGCTACGCGCCCTCTCAG CAGTATCAGCAACCCCACTACGTGCTCTCCAATTCTAATCCCAATCTCACTGTGCACCAATACCCGACACAGCAgtcgcagccgcagcagcagcaggcgccaCAGCCGCCGCTCCAGAACGGTGGCATGTACATGGTTGGCCATGGTGGCCATGGTGGCCATCTTCCGAGCTCCGCGAGCGCCAACAGTGTCGTGTACgccagccagcagcagatgcTACCGCAGGCGCATCCGCAGGCACCTCAAGCGCCGGCGATGCCGGGACCGGGCTATGGAGGACCTCCGATCCcaccgccgcagcagcaggcggAGAATCCCTACGGACAGGTGCCCATGCCGCCGCCCATGAATCCgtcacaacaacagcagcccgGCCAGGTGCCGCTCAACCGCATGAGCAGCCAGGGCGGACCGGGTGGCCCACCGGCCCCTGCTCCGCCCCCGCCACCACCTACTTTTGGGGGAGCGGCTGGAGGAGGTCCACCACCCCCGGCTCCGCCACAAATGTTTAATGGCGCACCGCCGCCGCCAGCCATGGGTGGCGGAGCACCGCCGGCTCCACCGGCACCGCCAGCCATGGGAGGCGGACCGCCGCCAGCTCCGGGTGGACCAGGGgcaccaccaccgccacccCCTCCGCCGGGATTGGGAGGAGCGCCCAAGAAGGATGATCCCCAGGCAGATCTCATGGGCTCACTGGCCTCACAGCTCCAGCAGTTCAAGCTCAAAAAGAATAAG ACCACCACCTCTGCTCCGGAGAATAGCGGCAGCAGCACCTCCAGCGGAGGCAGCGGCAACTATGGAACCATCGGACGAAGCTCGGCCAATGGCATGGCCTCCATGATGGACGAGATGGCCAAGACGCTGGCCCGACGACGCGCCCAAGCGGAGAAGAAGGAT CCTGATCCAGAGCCCGAGATGAAGAAGAGACCCTGGGAGAAGTCCAATACGCTTCCACACAAGTTGAGCGGAGGCGCTGGAGCAGCTGGAAATGGCCATGAAGGAGCGAATGGAAACTCGGGCGGAGCTGGAAGCAACACAACGAACAGTGGCGGAGAGTCGCCACGGCCAATGCGCAAACGTTTCGGTAGTGCCAGCGAGGAGACCATTCTCAAG CAGGTCAATGGCGACGGCCTGTCGCTGGCGCTGTCCAATGGCGACTTGGACACCTTGAAGGCTGAGATAGTGCGAGAAATGCGACTGGAGATCCAGAAGGTCAAGAACGAGATCATAGATG CTATCAAATCGGAATTCAATCGAAGATAG
- the LOC108030216 gene encoding protein enabled isoform X8 produces MAMKKLYAKTSFTSKKPSSAANSSPILAYHQQQPGNGMCEFQVAPGHSGELIRRSQSMHHKVSSPPVGGLGSKSDYYSIEELQELDLLDYRHPMYHHYQQQELRQRYHEHEQLVLQLPKASPKPGPIYEAPQRSQQQQQQQDQMFEQSIIGARASVMVYDDNQKKWVPSGSSSGLSKVQIYHHQQNNTFRVVGRKLQDHEVVINCSILKGLKYNQATATFHQWRDSKFVYGLNFSSQNDAENFARAMMHALEVLSGRVANNPGGPPTNGNGYEEDMGYRTMTSEDAAILRQNNSIGGHVTPSAQTPTSQTNQNSIPQSPPTPQGHHRTSRNSLSAPPAPQPQQQQQQQAQQMGQPGSHYGPTGNGPASNGLPPQVNPQIPPAPQQQPQQQQFQQQQQQQQYQQMVQAGYAPSQQSQPQQQQAPQPPLQNGGMYMVGHGGHGGHLPSSASANSVVYASQQQMLPQAHPQAPQAPAMPGPGYGGPPIPPPQQQAENPYGQVPMPPPMNPSQQQQPGQVPLNRMSSQGGPGGPPAPAPPPPPPTFGGAAGGGPPPPAPPQMFNGAPPPPAMGGGAPPAPPAPPAMGGGPPPAPGGPGAPPPPPPPPGLGGAPKKDDPQADLMGSLASQLQQFKLKKNKTTTSAPENSGSSTSSGGSGNYGTIGRSSANGMASMMDEMAKTLARRRAQAEKKDPDPEPEMKKRPWEKSNTLPHKLSGGAGAAGNGHEGANGNSGGAGSNTTNSGGESPRPMRKRFGSASEETILKVNGDGLSLALSNGDLDTLKAEIVREMRLEIQKVKNEIIDAIKSEFNRR; encoded by the exons ATGGCCATGAAGAAGCTCTATGCCAAGACCTCGTTCACCAGCAAGAAGCCCTCGAGTGCCGCCAATTCCTCGCCGATTTTGGCctaccaccagcagcagccggGCAATGGGATGTGTGAATTTCAGGTGGCCCCCGGCCACTCCGGGGAGCTGATCCGCCGCAGCCAGAGCATGCACCACAAGGTGTCGTCGCCGCCAGTCGGAGGCTTGGGCTCGAAGTCCGACTACTACAGCATAGAGGAGCTGCAGGAGCTGGATTTGCTGGACTATCGCCATCCCATGTATCATCATTACCAGCAGCAGGAGCTTCGGCAGCGCTACCATGAGCACGAGCAGTTGGTGTTGCAGTTACCCAAGGCCAGTCCCAAGCCAGGGCCCATCTATGAGGCGCCTCAGAgatcccagcagcagcagcagcagcaggatcagATGTT TGAGCAGAGTATTATCGGGGCCCGCGCCTCTGTGATGGTGTACGATGACAACCAGAAGAAGTGGGTGCCCTCGGGCAGTTCGTCGGGCCTGAGCAAGGTGCAGATCTACCACCACCAGCAGAACAACACCTTCAGGGTTGTGGGGCGAAAACTGCAGGATCACGAGGTGGTGATCAATTGTTCCATTCTGAAGGGGCTGAAGTACAACCAGGCCACGGCCACATTTCATCAGTGGCGCGACTCGAAATTCGTCTACGGCTTGAACTTCTCGAGCCAAAATGATGCGGAGAACTTTGCAAGGGCCATGATGCATGCCCTGGAA GTGCTCAGCGGTCGCGTGGCGAACAATCCAGGTGGACCGCCCACAAATGGCAATGGCTATGAGGAGGACATGGGCTATCGCACGATGACCAGCGAGGATGCGGCCATTCTGCGCCAGAACAACAGCATAGGTGGCCACGTCACGCCCTCGGCCCAGACGCCCACCTCGCAGACCAACCAGAATAGCATCCCCCAGAGCCCGCCGACGCCCCAGGGTCACCACCGCACCAGCAG GAATTCCCTCAGCGCCCCACCGGCACCACAGCcccaacaacagcagcagcagcaggcgcagcagATGGGCCAGCCGGGATCCCACTACGGACCCACCGGGAACGGACCAGCTTCCAACGGCCTGCCACCGCAGGTCAACCCACAGATTCCGCCGGctccgcagcagcagccgcaacagcaacagtttcagcagcagcagcagcaacagcaatatcAGCAGATGGTCCAGGCGGGCTACGCGCCCTCTCAG CAgtcgcagccgcagcagcagcaggcgccaCAGCCGCCGCTCCAGAACGGTGGCATGTACATGGTTGGCCATGGTGGCCATGGTGGCCATCTTCCGAGCTCCGCGAGCGCCAACAGTGTCGTGTACgccagccagcagcagatgcTACCGCAGGCGCATCCGCAGGCACCTCAAGCGCCGGCGATGCCGGGACCGGGCTATGGAGGACCTCCGATCCcaccgccgcagcagcaggcggAGAATCCCTACGGACAGGTGCCCATGCCGCCGCCCATGAATCCgtcacaacaacagcagcccgGCCAGGTGCCGCTCAACCGCATGAGCAGCCAGGGCGGACCGGGTGGCCCACCGGCCCCTGCTCCGCCCCCGCCACCACCTACTTTTGGGGGAGCGGCTGGAGGAGGTCCACCACCCCCGGCTCCGCCACAAATGTTTAATGGCGCACCGCCGCCGCCAGCCATGGGTGGCGGAGCACCGCCGGCTCCACCGGCACCGCCAGCCATGGGAGGCGGACCGCCGCCAGCTCCGGGTGGACCAGGGgcaccaccaccgccacccCCTCCGCCGGGATTGGGAGGAGCGCCCAAGAAGGATGATCCCCAGGCAGATCTCATGGGCTCACTGGCCTCACAGCTCCAGCAGTTCAAGCTCAAAAAGAATAAG ACCACCACCTCTGCTCCGGAGAATAGCGGCAGCAGCACCTCCAGCGGAGGCAGCGGCAACTATGGAACCATCGGACGAAGCTCGGCCAATGGCATGGCCTCCATGATGGACGAGATGGCCAAGACGCTGGCCCGACGACGCGCCCAAGCGGAGAAGAAGGAT CCTGATCCAGAGCCCGAGATGAAGAAGAGACCCTGGGAGAAGTCCAATACGCTTCCACACAAGTTGAGCGGAGGCGCTGGAGCAGCTGGAAATGGCCATGAAGGAGCGAATGGAAACTCGGGCGGAGCTGGAAGCAACACAACGAACAGTGGCGGAGAGTCGCCACGGCCAATGCGCAAACGTTTCGGTAGTGCCAGCGAGGAGACCATTCTCAAG GTCAATGGCGACGGCCTGTCGCTGGCGCTGTCCAATGGCGACTTGGACACCTTGAAGGCTGAGATAGTGCGAGAAATGCGACTGGAGATCCAGAAGGTCAAGAACGAGATCATAGATG CTATCAAATCGGAATTCAATCGAAGATAG